The [Clostridium] scindens ATCC 35704 nucleotide sequence AAAAGCAAGCTGTATATCAGCAATGAACCCTTTGCTTTACCGGTTGGCAATCTGTTTGCAGGGCTTGAGAACTACGTGGGAGGGGTAGAAAAGACCGGATTTTTGTCCGCATTCGGGTATTCCCTATTCATCACAGTATTTTCGGTAGCCCTCATCATACTGTGTACTTCGATGACCGCCTGGTATATCATAAGGGTTAAGAATCGATTTACCACGGCGCTCTATTATCTGTTCGTCTTCGCGATGATCGTGCCCTTCCAGATGGTGATGTTTACGATGACGAAGATCGCCAACATGCTGTATCTGGATAATCCGGTGGGAATCATATTTCTGTACCTGGGGTTTGGCTGTGGCCTTTCAGTCTTCATGTTCTGCGGATTCATCAAGTCCATCCCGCTGGAGATAGAAGAGGCGGCGATGATTGATGGCTGCGCGCCTCTTCAGACATTTTTCAGGATCGTGCTTCCGATATTGAAGCCGACGGTGATCACCATCGCAATCTTGAATGCCATGTGGATCTGGAACGACTACCTGCTTCCTTATCTGGTCATCGGCAGCGACTATAAGACGATCCCCATCGCGGTCCAATATCTGAGGGGCGGGTATGGCTCCGTTGATATGGGCGCTATGATGGCGATGCTGGTACTGGCCATTCTTCCGATCATTGTCTTCTATCTGCTTAGCCAGAAGCATATCATTAAAGGTGTTGCCGCGGGAGCGGTAAAGGGATAGTGGAAAAAAAACTGGATTTGTGTTAGAGTGTAGAAGAAATGGCAAAAGGAGGAAGATTATGTTAGAAAATGAATTGACGGCCTTGGTGCAGACAAAATTAAATAAAGAGATGAAAGATGCAAGCGATAAGGAATTGTATTATGTCCTGCTTGCCTATACGAAAGAAAGACTGAAAGAGACGCCGGCGATTGAGGGCGATAAGAAATTATACTATATTTCCGCAGAATTCCTGATTGGGAAGCTTCTGTCTAATAACCTGATTAATCTTGGCATCTATGAAGAGGTGGCAGAAGTCCTGAAGAAAAATGGCAGGGAGCTTTCCCGGATTGAAGAAGTGGAGCCGGAGCCGTCCCTTGGAAACGGCGGACTTGGAAGGCTTGCCGCCTGCTTCCTGGATTCCATCGCAACTTTGGGCCTTGCCGGCGACGGAATCGGCCTGAACTACCATATGGGCCTGTTCCGCCAGGTATTTCAGGGGCACAAGCAGAAGGAAGTGCCGAATCCATGGATAGAGCCCGAGAGCTGGCTTACGGATACGGGAATTAGATTTGAAGTGCCGTTCCGTGATTTTACGCTGACTTCCAGGCTGTATGACATTGATGTTGCGGGCTATGAGAATGGGAAGAACAAACTGCACCTTTTTGATGTGGAAGGCGTGGACGAGAGCATTATCGGGGACGGGATCAACTTTGACAAGCACAATATCGGCAAGAACCTGACGCTCTTTCTGTACCCGGATGACAGCGACAAGGCAGGCAACCTTCTTCGGATCTACCAGCAGTACTTTATGGTATCCAACGCGGCCCAGCTGATCTTAAAGGAATGCAAAGAAAAGGGATATGACCTTCGCCGGCTGCATGAGCATGTGGCGATCCAGATCAATGACACCCACCCGTCCATGGTGATCCCGGAACTGATCCGTCTGCTGGTGCAGAATCAGATCGACTTTAATGAAGCCATCGAGATCGTGCAGAAGACCTGCGCGTATACGAACCATACGATCCTGGCAGAAGCGCTGGAGAAATGGCCGCTGGATTACTTAGAGCAGGTAGCGCCGCAGATCGTGCCGATTATCAAGGATCTGGATACGCGCGTCAAGGGAAGATACCAGGATCCAAGGGTTGCCATTATAGATGAACAGAACCGCGTCCACATGGCACATATGGACATCCACTTCGGGCACAGCGTCAATGGAGTGGCGGCTCTTCATACGGAGATACTGAAGAATTCCGAATTGAAGCATTTCTATGATATCTACCCGCAGAAGTTCAATAACAAGACGAACGGCATTACCTTCCGCCGGTGGCTTCTGCACTGCAATAAGGAACTGGTGCGCTGGATCAGCGGGTATGTGGAGGAAGACTTCCGAAAGGATGCCAACAAGTTGGAGAAACTGCTGCGCCACATCGACAGCGAGATCGCATTAGAGAAACTCCTGGATGTGAAGCACCAGAAGAAAGTGCAGCTGGCGGAATATTTAAAAGAGACGCAGAGGCTGGAACTGAACCCGGATTCTATCTTCGACATCCAGATCAAGCGCCTGCATGAGTACAAGCGGCAGCAGATGAATGCCCTGTATGTGATCTATAAATATATGGAAATAAAGGCCGGAAAGAAGCCGCAGATACCGATTACCATGATCTTCGGGGCAAAGGCCGCGCCGGCATACACCATCGCAAAGGATATCATCCATCTGATCCTGTGCCTGCAGGAACTGGTAGATCATGATCCGGATGTGGCGCCATACCTCAAGGTAGTCATGGTGGAAAATTATAATGTAACCATGGCTGAACATCTGATACCTGCCTGCGATATCTCCGAGCAGATATCCCTGGCCTCCAAGGAAGCATCCGGAACGGGCAACATGAAGTTCATGCTGAACGGGGCGGTGACGCTTGGCACGGAAGATGGGGCCAACGTGGAGATCCACGAACTGGTGGGGGATGACAACATCTATATCTTCGGCGAGTCCAGCCAGCAGGTCATTGACCATTATGCGAACCGGGACTACCGGGCGGTGGATTACTATATTAATGACGAGCAGATCCGCTCCCTGATCAACTTCATTATCAGCCCAGAGATGATGAAGATCGGCGATCCTTACCATCTGCTTCAGATTCATGCGGAACTGATCCAGAAGGACTGGTTCATGACACTTCTGGACCTGAAAGACTATATTGCCACCAAGAACCGCGCATACGAAGAGTATGCGGATCGCAAGGCGTGGAGCAAGAAGATGCTGACCAACATCGCGATGGCAGGGTACTTCTCCTCCGACCGGACGATAGCGGAATACAATAAAGATATCTGGCATCTGAAATAATTTGAAATAATAGGAATATGGGCAGCGTGATTCGTCTTAAATCGCGCTGCCCCTGTGCTTTTATAAATGGTTAAATCAAGTTTTTCATAGGATACCAATTGGCCCAATGGGATACGCGTTGCCAAATGGCGTTCTGGGTCTGCCGGCGCTTCATCCGCATAGCCGATAGCCAGGATATTGATCGGCTCAAGAGAATCCGGCAGCTGAAATTCTTCTTTTATAATGTCTGGCTTGAAGAAACATATCCATACAGAACCCAGGCCAAGTTCCGTAGCTTCTAGCATCATATGGTCTGTCAAAATAGAAGCATCAATATCCGTGGTTTTTTTGCCGTCAAAAGGACGTTTCCATGCCTTGGAATGGTCGGCGCAGACAAGGATCGCTAAAGGCGCCCCATGTAGATTAGCAGCCTTGGAAATCTTTTTTAACCCTTCTTCTTGTTGTATGACCAGCAAGCGCACGGGCTGTAGATTAGCGGCGGTAGGCGCTACATGTGCAGCGTTTAAAATTTGATCAAGTTTTTCTGCCTCTACTTTCTTGTCTGTATATTTTCTTACAGAAAAGCGTGTTTTTGCAATATCCAAAAAATTCATAAAAAATCCTCCTTGATTTGTCGTTGTGTATCAGGTTAACCTATACTATAATTATACCTGCAATAGATTATATGACAAGAACGCACTATTAAGTTATATACTACCCAAAAAGAAAGTATGGTGATTTGATGAATACCAAGTGTTGTGAATTTACTTGTCCTGTCGAAGCGACAATCCAGCTGATTGGCGGCAAGTATAAATCGGTCATCCTGTGGCATTTGATGGGGAAGACATTGCGTTATAGCGAGATTCACAAGTTAATGCCTAAGGCGACTGATAAAATGCTGGCCCAACAGCTTCGTGAATTAGAAAAGGATGGACTTATAAATCGAAAGGTATATCCTGTCGTACCGCCAAAAACGGAGTATTCGCTTACGGATTTTGGCAATACCCTTTCGCCTATACTGGTCGAAATGTGTAACTGGGGCAAACAGTATTTGGACTATCAATAAATGCTATAAGCCTAAAGCATATTGCACAAAATTGCATACATGATTAGTAATGAGAACAATTATCAGAATAAGGCTTGATATTTTTATTTCCGGGTGATATACTGTGCGGGAAAATGAAAACCTGATACACGAAAGGGGATAAATTAGAATGGCACAGTATGAACAGTGGGAAGGTTTTAAGGGAAGGCTATGGAAAGATGACGTTGATGTAAGAGACTTTATCCAGAACAACTACGTTCCGTATGAAGGCGACGCGTCATTCCTGGCAGGCGCTACAGAAGCAACCGACAGACTATGGGGCAGATTGCAGGAACTTCAGAAAGAAGAGCGTGCTAAAGGCGGAGTACTGGATATGGAGACAGAGATCGTATCCGGGCTTACGGCTTATGGCACTGGATATATTGAGGAAGATATGAAGGATCTGGAACAAGTGGTGGGCCTTCAGACGGACAAGCCGCTGAAGCGCGCTTTTATGCCCTACGGCGGTATCCATATGGCGGAGAAGGCCTGCACCACCTATGGCTACCAGCCAAGCGAGAGACTTCACGAGATATTTACCAAATACCATAAGACGCACAATCAGGGCGTATTTGATATCTATACGCCGGAGATGAAAAGGGCGCGTCACAACAAGATTATTACAGGCCTGCCGGATACGTATGGCAGGGGACGCATCGTAGGGGATTATCGGCGCGTGGCGCTCTATGGCATCGACTACTTGATCGAGCGTAAGCAGCAGGACTTTATCCGCGGCGAGAGGCACGGCATGAAGGGTACGGACTTCCGCCTGCGGGAAGAGATCGCAGACCAGATCAAGGCATTAAAAGAAATGAAAGAGATGGCTTGGGTGTATGGCTATGACATCTCGCAGCCGGCCAAGGACGCGAAAGAAGCGGTGCAATGGCTCTACTTCGGCTATCTTGCAGCCAT carries:
- a CDS encoding carbohydrate ABC transporter permease, coding for MGRKKAKKEEDVSELSRRAGVTLTVGIGVLAVIFLLPILVVLQNSFKSKLYISNEPFALPVGNLFAGLENYVGGVEKTGFLSAFGYSLFITVFSVALIILCTSMTAWYIIRVKNRFTTALYYLFVFAMIVPFQMVMFTMTKIANMLYLDNPVGIIFLYLGFGCGLSVFMFCGFIKSIPLEIEEAAMIDGCAPLQTFFRIVLPILKPTVITIAILNAMWIWNDYLLPYLVIGSDYKTIPIAVQYLRGGYGSVDMGAMMAMLVLAILPIIVFYLLSQKHIIKGVAAGAVKG
- a CDS encoding glycogen/starch/alpha-glucan phosphorylase, whose amino-acid sequence is MLENELTALVQTKLNKEMKDASDKELYYVLLAYTKERLKETPAIEGDKKLYYISAEFLIGKLLSNNLINLGIYEEVAEVLKKNGRELSRIEEVEPEPSLGNGGLGRLAACFLDSIATLGLAGDGIGLNYHMGLFRQVFQGHKQKEVPNPWIEPESWLTDTGIRFEVPFRDFTLTSRLYDIDVAGYENGKNKLHLFDVEGVDESIIGDGINFDKHNIGKNLTLFLYPDDSDKAGNLLRIYQQYFMVSNAAQLILKECKEKGYDLRRLHEHVAIQINDTHPSMVIPELIRLLVQNQIDFNEAIEIVQKTCAYTNHTILAEALEKWPLDYLEQVAPQIVPIIKDLDTRVKGRYQDPRVAIIDEQNRVHMAHMDIHFGHSVNGVAALHTEILKNSELKHFYDIYPQKFNNKTNGITFRRWLLHCNKELVRWISGYVEEDFRKDANKLEKLLRHIDSEIALEKLLDVKHQKKVQLAEYLKETQRLELNPDSIFDIQIKRLHEYKRQQMNALYVIYKYMEIKAGKKPQIPITMIFGAKAAPAYTIAKDIIHLILCLQELVDHDPDVAPYLKVVMVENYNVTMAEHLIPACDISEQISLASKEASGTGNMKFMLNGAVTLGTEDGANVEIHELVGDDNIYIFGESSQQVIDHYANRDYRAVDYYINDEQIRSLINFIISPEMMKIGDPYHLLQIHAELIQKDWFMTLLDLKDYIATKNRAYEEYADRKAWSKKMLTNIAMAGYFSSDRTIAEYNKDIWHLK
- a CDS encoding winged helix-turn-helix transcriptional regulator, giving the protein MNTKCCEFTCPVEATIQLIGGKYKSVILWHLMGKTLRYSEIHKLMPKATDKMLAQQLRELEKDGLINRKVYPVVPPKTEYSLTDFGNTLSPILVEMCNWGKQYLDYQ